The following proteins come from a genomic window of Streptomyces sp. NBC_01716:
- a CDS encoding DUF5304 domain-containing protein has protein sequence MSDAIERPAADPDAWATACAEDLAAEKARRRAVHGTPPGSASEELRKFVDAVADKVSSFQSPLLGMAAQGAVQQFINQARSAVEPVIDRNPDLFDHLAAAGNELLAAYRSAVEGDERRWTRGPSEAPDIRLNKTDEKANDPSDPRDEGPTPGTHIDLD, from the coding sequence ATGAGTGATGCCATCGAGCGTCCCGCCGCCGACCCGGACGCCTGGGCCACGGCCTGCGCCGAGGACCTCGCCGCCGAGAAGGCCCGACGTCGCGCCGTGCACGGTACGCCGCCCGGCTCGGCCTCCGAGGAGCTGCGCAAGTTCGTGGACGCGGTCGCCGACAAGGTGTCCTCGTTCCAGAGCCCGCTGCTCGGCATGGCCGCACAGGGCGCCGTCCAGCAGTTCATCAATCAGGCCAGGTCCGCCGTCGAGCCGGTCATCGACCGTAATCCGGACCTTTTCGACCATCTCGCGGCGGCCGGAAACGAACTGCTCGCCGCCTACCGCTCCGCGGTCGAGGGCGACGAGCGCCGCTGGACCCGGGGACCGTCCGAGGCCCCCGACATCCGCCTGAACAAGACGGACGAAAAGGCCAACGACCCCTCGGATCCCCGTGACGAGGGCCCTACTCCGGGTACCCACATCGACCTGGACTGA